One Dioscorea cayenensis subsp. rotundata cultivar TDr96_F1 unplaced genomic scaffold, TDr96_F1_v2_PseudoChromosome.rev07_lg8_w22 25.fasta BLBR01000922.1, whole genome shotgun sequence genomic window carries:
- the LOC120255277 gene encoding protein NODULATION SIGNALING PATHWAY 1-like, protein MEEGPEPNLAPHHHLLDWLEDSASFIPSIPSFFDEPYTEIDLNPYEWWNHDHDYENQQQSIQTPASSTAITTPSITTTTIIATTNQTTVPKSEYTTKKRKQQEEQSIRSQSQQSKRRNNTDNEEGGAENEEDGGSGGGEVQRKPGRKVQTKGSGSGSGNNGAKDVRWAEQLLNPSRGSNPCNEFIKSSASLICT, encoded by the coding sequence ATGGAGGAGGGGCCGGAGCCAAACTTGGCACCCCACCATCATCTCCTTGACTGGTTGGAGGACTCTGCATCATTCATTCCCTCCATCCCTTCCTTCTTTGATGAGCCCTACACTGAGATTGATCTAAACCCTTACGAATGGTGGAACCATGATCATGATTATGAAAATCAACAGCAGAGCATACAAACACCAGCCTCAAGCACTGCCATCACCACCCCTTCTATTACCACTACTACTATTATTGCTACTACCAATCAAACAACAGTCCCTAAATCTGAATACACTACCAAGAAGCGAAAGCAACAGGAAGAACAAAGTATTAGATCTCAATCTCAACAAAGCAAGAGAAGAAACAATACTGACAATGAAGAAGGCGGTGCAGAGAACGAAGAGGATGGTGGTAGTGGTGGTGGAGAGGTGCAGAGAAAGCCAGGCAGGAAGGTGCAGACCAAGGGAAGTGGTTCTGGTTCAGGGAACAATGGAGCAAAAGACGTCAGGTGGGCGGAGCAGCTACTCAACCCCTCGCGCGGCAGCAATCCATGCAATGAATTTATCAAGAGTTCAGCATCTCTTATATGTACTTAA